Genomic segment of Chelmon rostratus isolate fCheRos1 chromosome 2, fCheRos1.pri, whole genome shotgun sequence:
cagtgtgtgtatatatatatatatatatatattttttttttttttttttacaataattaATCATACATATCATTGGCCGCAGGTGTGTACAGGTTAGGATGTGTAGATTTTTATTATGCAATGCTTCAATATAGCTCTATTGTAATTGCGCAATAAAATAGTGAGTTTTaggttttcatgcattttatgtACTCATCAATGTTCCTTATACTGCATATCTTTGGGTCTCTTGCTAAGGATATGAGTTGTTGTTTATGTACAGCGTAAATCTATGTTCTAGTcagaaaattacagaaaaatcCAACTATCCAATCCAAACTAGATGGAGAATGCATCCCTAAAGtaatacatgaataaaattGCTCagatttgaaaaagaaatctgaCTTCATCTGTGTGTTCCTTCAGGCTGAGGTAAGAAAATGTTGGAGATGGacaactccacctcctccagtcACCTGGACCTGCTGACAAGTAATACCAGCTCTACACTGACAGGGGGTGCTGTGGCAGTGTATAAAGACAGCTTCTCTAATGCTCTCACCAAGAACATCGTGGCCATGCTGGTGTGGCTGGCCCTCAGTATCATCAACAGCAGCATGGTGCACACCTTCCTACGGCACAGGTAGACAAAGCCACTGTAACACACAAGGAAACATGTTTGTACTGcactcactgtgctgctgttcctgAATGAACATTTTGATTTATGCATAACTCAGTGTTGTATTTATTCTGGCAACGGTCTCTCTGTGGGAACAAAAACTTTTCCTATTTGTTCAAATATCTGTGACACACCCAGGTGAGTTGAGCTCATCATGTAATTTCCAAAAAATACCACCGAGTTCCACCTTCTGAGGATTTGTGGCATGATAGTAAACTGACAGTGTTTGGCTTTACACGccaaacaataaatcaattaatcgaGAAAGTAAGCCGATTAATTTAGAATTagaataatcattagctgcCACGCCACTTTAATCACATagcactcacactcacacagtcctTCTCAGCTCCTGTTTATCCTTTGACCCCCAGTCTCTTCTATGAGAACCCCCGCTACATCATGTTCATCTACATGGTGATCAAcgatgctctgcagctcagcctggTGACAGCTCTCTACGTGGTCAGCTACATCTTCAGGAAGATCCACgcctctgtgtgctgctttcTGGTAAGTCATTACCTCATCGACTTCATGCCCACTGGGTTCTGTTAAACTGCTTTCAACCATTTTCATGTCAGGTATTAACAGGAGCCGCATTTCAGTATTTTGAAAAAGCTGATTCTGTGAAATTTattaacacagacacagactaaAAAGTTTAAATTATAGGACATCAAGACGAGAGGAGCAAGTGGAATAGTAACTTCCTATTTTCCAACCTGGACTGTGATGTGTGACTTCTTTCTACAAAGCATCCGACACTCCGAACAGAGAAAATAACTGTGTAAAGATACGACTGTCAGGGGAAAGGCTCCTTCAGGGCCTTGAATCCAGCTCAGACACTACAACAACGAGGGAGACAAATATCTGACCCCcaataataaaaagtgaaattgtACATCTCAAACTCAAAAAGTTTGAAATTTAAAACTGAAttcaatcattttcaaatgaactgttttacgcagtgtttctgagcccatgtgGTAATATCTTTCatacaatcacatgttcacaaagcaGAATTTGTAATGAATCAACTTTTAAAACTTGTTGCTCACAGATACTCAGCTCTCACAACCAAAGCCAGTGTTCCATTCCAAGAGAAACAGCCAGGATCTTCATCTTtgcttctcctcttctctcatcaTCTGACtaccacaccaccaccaccattgTGTTTCCCTCAGATCATGACAGCAGTCCTCACCACCCGCTCCACCCCTCTCATCCTGGCCGGCATGGCGGTGGAGCGCTACATCTCTATCTGCTTCCCGTTACACTACAGCCAGATGTGCACCATCCCTCgcaccctcctcctcatctgcgTCATCCTCATCCTAACCGTCACCCCGCCCATCTCTGacctcatcatcaccatcatcaacGAGCCTATAAGTTTCTTCCACTCCACCATTTTTTGCGACCACCCGCTTCTCTTTCGCCACCAGTCCATCTACTACAAgaactgtgtgtttgatggggTGTACCTGTCTTTTGTGGCTCTGACGCTGCTCTACACATACTGTAAGATCATGCTGACAGCACAAGCAGCCTCAGCAGGCCTGGCCTCGGTGAGGAGAGCGAGGAACACTGTGCTGCTTCATGGCGTGCAGGTGGGTGTTTCTACGCAGAAATCAATTCCAACACGTCCTTCTGTGCAAATGTGCCACGAATTACATCAATGATTGGTGAGCTACGACGCAGTGGCACAGAACCAGTAACTACAAGACTAACACCACACCTAAAGggaatgcagccattatttATGTTACAAGTGTTGTTTGTGTAAGTCGAAATGTTCACCGTGAGAAAGGCACAGTGACAAAAGGTCGATGTCAAGATGTTGTGAAGTGAAATTACACCAGTGCTTCTTAATTATGTTCTGttacgccccccccccccagaagAAGGAAATATttcaccccccccacacacacacacacacacactctctgctgcGACTATAAATAGTATCATTTGTCTATAAAATTGTTATAAGTACACCTTTGCATAACATTGTATCCTTattaattttaaagaaaacaaaaaagaaagaaatatagaTCAAGTTATGACAAAGAATAACTTCattaacattgttttttagTCTGTAACAGAAAAGTGGTTTAAAGTGCATCAATTTTgcttgaaattaaaacaaaaattaaatctGAGCTCAAAAATTCAGGACAAGACTTTTCCTCGGAGTAGATAACATCATTGGACAGAGGGatagtttttattttgcagcacTTGCATCATCCAGCATGACAGAGACCATGTCTAATGCTACAGGCGGTACCAGCTCCTCTGCTATGGTGTGGGGTTTCTTGCACTGAGCAGTTTGGTACGCCTCTTTATATGATGCTCACAGCGCTCGCTGGTTTACTGAAGTAGCATTCACAAACCGGGATGACTGCTGGTAATATTCGGCACGTTTTCGCTGAAGAAAAAGAGGTTTATCAGCATGATTAGGGTGTAACGTCTTTAAGTGAGGCCTTAATTTATTTGGCTTCATGCTGTCCGCGGCCAACGTTTAtagatacaaaacacacaccggTCTTTCCTCGTCTCCCACCGTCATCACAGTGAAGCCAAGCGCTAAATACGCTTCGTCATATCGCCTCGTCTTAGCTTTATGGTGACATTCGTGTCTCTCATtatctccgtctctctccgcctttcttttcatccctgttaaaatgtttccatggtgtctctctctgttccctgcACTTCGTACCTCCCGCTGTGCGTTTGTccgtgaaaaacaaaaaccaaccGTACACAATAGAGCTAATACTCCTTGCGCACACTCTGACAATGAGCGCGCCACTGCCACCTCCTACAGTGGATGTGCAattacactttatttttgtacaaaaaAGCATGTTACCCGAGGTCACACGCGACCCCCCTGGCATCGCAccgcgcccccccccccccccccggggGCGCGCCCCACTCTTTGAGAAGCACTGAATTACACCAAGAGGGTTTTggaacaaaatgaaaccatTGCTTTTATGCCTTTTTACACAAAAGTCTTTGATAAATTCCAAGGTTTGggtttcacacaaaacaaaggtAAAATAGTAAATCCTTACATTTGAATAGAGAATGTTTCATTCAGCTTCACCACAACAAGTGATCAAATCTTCTGACGGATTGTTTCACTCTTAGATTCAAAAGCTGTTTTATTGGCTTGATTGGAGTACAGAAATTTTGGCCTTTTAATCAAACGTCATATGATTAAGGATGGGTAGACTGACAGTTCCATCGTTCAGTTCAATACTTTGATGCCCTAATGTTACTCAGTTTGAATAAAAGCTGCTTCTTGGCTTGCTTGGATGCAGGTTTTCATACACATACCAAATGCTGCACTGAAACATTATACTTGTACAAGCTGAAAGACCTTCGTGACCTGAGCCTCATTCAAGTTCAGTTTGTTGTAAGTGTTGGATATTCCATCATCATAACTATTCAGGTTTATCTGTCcttctgttccagctgctgctgtgcatgctTGCCTTTGTGGTTCCGTCCCTTCAGGCCGctctcatctccctcttccctcGCTTCAGTCTGGAGATTCGTTACATCTTCTTCCTGGTTGTCTACATCATCCCTCGTTTCATGAGCCCTGTCATCTACGGTTTTCGGGATGAGCATTTCAGGAAGTACTGGACTCGGTACCTTGCTTGTCGAAGCCAACGTGTCATCAGGATCAAACCGCTGTTACTGAAAGTGAACCTGTAGGTCAAA
This window contains:
- the LOC121612132 gene encoding odorant receptor 131-2-like, which encodes MLVWLALSIINSSMVHTFLRHSLFYENPRYIMFIYMVINDALQLSLVTALYVVSYIFRKIHASVCCFLIMTAVLTTRSTPLILAGMAVERYISICFPLHYSQMCTIPRTLLLICVILILTVTPPISDLIITIINEPISFFHSTIFCDHPLLFRHQSIYYKNCVFDGVYLSFVALTLLYTYCKIMLTAQAASAGLASVRRARNTVLLHGVQLLLCMLAFVVPSLQAALISLFPRFSLEIRYIFFLVVYIIPRFMSPVIYGFRDEHFRKYWTRYLACRSQRVIRIKPLLLKVNL